In the Candidatus Rhodoblastus alkanivorans genome, one interval contains:
- the tam gene encoding trans-aconitate 2-methyltransferase → MPDWDCDLYLKFERERAQAARDLISRIPPLAPRRIVDLGCGPGNSAAILAHCFRGADILGLDTSEKMLEAACERAPFARFLRQDFCDWTPEEPVDLIFANAALHFAPDHHQFVPKLLSFLNPGGVLAVQMPNVLQDAAHALMRMVSVDGPWAERLAPVAKSRAIIGSLDDYYAWLAPHCRMVELWQTIYVHPLDGHDAIVDWFVGSALRPFLAKLERDEAPAFLAHYRRELEMAYTPQADGKVLLLYPRLFFVAQR, encoded by the coding sequence ATGCCGGATTGGGATTGCGACCTTTATCTGAAATTCGAGCGCGAACGGGCTCAGGCGGCTCGCGACCTTATCTCGCGCATTCCGCCGCTGGCGCCGCGCCGGATCGTCGATCTCGGCTGCGGGCCGGGCAATAGCGCAGCGATTCTGGCGCATTGTTTTCGTGGCGCCGACATTCTCGGGCTCGACACTTCGGAGAAAATGCTGGAGGCGGCCTGCGAACGCGCGCCTTTCGCGCGCTTCCTGAGGCAGGATTTCTGCGACTGGACGCCGGAAGAGCCGGTCGATCTCATTTTCGCCAACGCCGCGCTGCATTTCGCGCCGGATCATCACCAGTTCGTGCCGAAATTGCTGTCCTTCCTCAATCCGGGCGGCGTGCTCGCGGTGCAGATGCCCAATGTGCTGCAGGACGCCGCCCATGCCCTGATGCGCATGGTTTCCGTGGACGGCCCGTGGGCGGAGCGGCTCGCGCCGGTCGCGAAGTCGCGTGCGATCATCGGCTCGCTCGACGACTATTACGCCTGGCTCGCGCCCCATTGCCGGATGGTCGAGCTCTGGCAGACGATCTATGTCCATCCGCTCGACGGCCACGACGCGATCGTGGATTGGTTCGTCGGTTCCGCGCTGCGGCCGTTCCTCGCCAAGCTCGAACGCGACGAAGCGCCGGCCTTCCTCGCCCATTACCGCCGCGAACTGGAAATGGCCTATACGCCCCAGGCCGACGGCAAGGTGCTACTGCTCTATCCGCGCCTGTTTTTCGTGGCGCAGCGCTGA